One genomic region from Nocardia vinacea encodes:
- a CDS encoding Cgl0159 family (beta/alpha)8-fold protein: protein MKVASRGDSVRGGDQETGWPESTSAPVGVRSYAELTELRAADPGAIARAFGTRTRRGLVRGDGRLMIIAADHPARGALSASGNPYAMNSRRELLDRLITALARPGVDGVLGTADIIEDLLLLGALADKVVFSSMNRGGIAGADFELDDRMTGYTARATAAAGLNGAKMLNRFDLIDPGTLSMMTASAAAIDELAALGLAAMLEPFISHRPDGPGTKVVNDLSPDAVIKSVHLAQGLGSTSAYTWLKLPVVAEMERVMDATTLPTLLLGGDPQTGPDETYARWAKALALPGVRGLIVGRALLYPPDDNVAGAVDTAVALVR from the coding sequence ATGAAGGTAGCCTCGCGCGGCGATTCGGTGAGGGGCGGTGACCAGGAGACGGGCTGGCCCGAGTCGACCTCGGCACCCGTGGGAGTGCGGTCCTATGCCGAGCTGACCGAGTTGCGTGCGGCCGATCCCGGCGCCATCGCCCGAGCTTTCGGCACGCGGACCCGTCGCGGTCTGGTGCGCGGCGACGGCCGGTTGATGATCATCGCCGCCGACCACCCGGCCCGCGGCGCACTGTCGGCGTCCGGCAACCCCTACGCCATGAACAGCCGCAGAGAACTGCTGGACCGGCTGATCACGGCATTGGCTCGGCCGGGCGTGGACGGTGTGCTCGGCACCGCGGACATCATCGAGGATCTGCTACTGCTCGGCGCGCTCGCGGACAAGGTCGTCTTCAGCTCCATGAACCGCGGTGGCATCGCGGGCGCGGATTTCGAACTCGACGACCGGATGACCGGATATACCGCGCGGGCGACCGCCGCGGCCGGACTCAATGGCGCGAAAATGCTCAACCGGTTCGATCTCATCGATCCGGGCACCCTGTCGATGATGACCGCGAGCGCCGCCGCCATCGATGAACTCGCCGCGCTCGGTTTGGCCGCGATGCTCGAGCCGTTCATATCGCACCGGCCCGATGGGCCGGGCACCAAGGTGGTCAACGATCTGTCACCGGATGCGGTCATCAAAAGCGTGCATCTGGCGCAGGGATTGGGCTCCACTTCCGCCTATACCTGGTTGAAACTGCCCGTCGTCGCGGAGATGGAGCGGGTCATGGATGCCACCACCCTGCCCACCCTGCTGCTCGGCGGCGATCCGCAGACCGGACCGGACGAAACCTACGCGCGCTGGGCGAAAGCCCTTGCGCTGCCGGGTGTTCGGGGCCTGAT